From the Methylomonas sp. MK1 genome, one window contains:
- a CDS encoding DVUA0089 family protein, with translation MKKLFPVALLGACLTAATAVEAADFEFNGNFANDNDKLSFAFSLGSPGTVTLFTSSWLDGGFDPILTLWDGLGNQLAEQDDGGLGGSQLSNGVNFNYGEFDSYLAINLVAGNYLATLTQYDNFSVSAALADGFLRDADPQFTAAFGCSNGRFCEGSLTDSNGDPVEPNRTAAWDLHILNVANAQIVSVPEPPTLMLLSLSGLFLLGGRLGKARSAPRTDAEAASPVRLA, from the coding sequence ATGAAAAAGCTATTTCCGGTTGCGTTGTTAGGCGCCTGCCTGACCGCAGCGACAGCGGTTGAGGCCGCGGACTTTGAATTTAACGGCAACTTTGCCAACGATAACGATAAGCTGAGCTTTGCCTTTTCGCTCGGCTCGCCCGGCACGGTGACCTTGTTTACCTCATCCTGGCTAGACGGCGGTTTCGATCCGATTTTGACGTTGTGGGACGGCTTAGGCAACCAATTGGCCGAGCAAGACGACGGCGGCTTGGGCGGCAGCCAATTGTCGAACGGGGTTAATTTCAATTACGGCGAATTCGACAGTTATTTAGCCATCAATCTTGTCGCCGGGAATTACCTGGCAACCTTGACTCAATACGACAACTTTTCGGTAAGCGCCGCGCTGGCCGACGGATTTTTACGGGATGCCGATCCGCAATTTACCGCCGCCTTCGGTTGTTCGAACGGCCGGTTTTGCGAGGGATCTTTAACCGATAGCAATGGCGATCCGGTGGAACCGAATCGCACGGCGGCTTGGGATCTACACATTCTCAACGTCGCCAATGCCCAGATCGTCAGTGTGCCGGAACCGCCCACCCTGATGCTGCTGAGTTTGTCCGGCTTGTTTTTGCTCGGTGGCCGGCTGGGAAAGGCTAGATCCGCACCGCGAACCGACGCGGAAGCGGCCAGTCCGGTGCGTTTGGCATAA
- a CDS encoding DUF4331 domain-containing protein — translation MKDLHHYSSWPLTMFASALLLMGGIPSVEAANHREAPLTALDTKADITDWYAFVSYNDPSKVTMILNVDPLLEPSNGPNYFPFDPEILYEMKVDNNFDADEDITLQFRFKTENRLPGVFTGFVGAGTGIVAPANSPNPIAAGTLIVPPAITALDGPGSEGLGLRQSYTVTLIKGKGANRQVIDLTNQQKLYAVPSNVGPRTMPNYQNLASQGIYDLGGGVSVFAGTVDDPFYIDLGATFDTFNFRVGASGVGVPGVFAENQNDAEHQNFASDDVAGYNVNSIAIELPIAMLTQDGKQHSAGEALAVVGTYATTSRPRTKAYADKPGGKPKLANAYVQIQRMGNPLINEVLIGTGDKDKFSMSEPKDDASFAGYVLDPLLARVVNAAYGGAVPIPTPPRVNPANPSFDLGPLVFYAAPICPGCSPSQRGPVADLLRLNTGIGPAPVSARKRMAFLAGDTAGFPNGRRVSDDVTDIAAQAVVGVLNPAFNSFPNNRVADGVNTNDRSYQEVFPYVAFANSGRQSRHVDPGEAGCFDAVSLAVGSCPNN, via the coding sequence ATGAAAGACTTACATCACTACAGCAGTTGGCCGCTGACCATGTTCGCCAGCGCTTTATTATTGATGGGCGGCATACCGTCCGTTGAGGCCGCCAATCATCGCGAAGCGCCGTTAACAGCGTTGGATACCAAAGCCGACATCACCGATTGGTACGCCTTTGTCAGTTACAACGATCCCAGCAAGGTGACGATGATTCTGAATGTCGATCCTTTGCTGGAACCCAGCAACGGCCCGAATTATTTTCCGTTCGATCCGGAAATTTTGTATGAAATGAAAGTGGATAACAATTTCGACGCCGACGAAGACATTACTCTCCAGTTCAGATTTAAAACCGAAAACCGCTTGCCCGGCGTGTTTACCGGATTTGTCGGTGCCGGCACCGGCATTGTAGCGCCGGCTAATTCACCCAACCCGATCGCAGCCGGTACCTTAATTGTGCCGCCGGCCATTACCGCACTGGATGGCCCTGGCTCGGAAGGTTTGGGTTTGCGGCAAAGTTATACGGTGACGCTGATCAAAGGGAAGGGTGCCAACCGGCAAGTTATCGATCTGACCAATCAGCAAAAGCTCTATGCGGTGCCTTCCAACGTCGGGCCGCGCACCATGCCTAACTATCAAAATCTGGCCAGCCAGGGAATTTATGATTTAGGCGGCGGCGTTAGCGTATTTGCCGGCACCGTCGACGATCCGTTTTACATTGATTTGGGTGCGACTTTCGATACGTTTAATTTTAGGGTTGGCGCGTCCGGCGTCGGTGTGCCGGGGGTGTTTGCCGAGAACCAAAATGATGCGGAACATCAAAACTTCGCGTCCGACGATGTGGCCGGGTACAACGTCAATTCCATTGCTATCGAGTTGCCTATCGCCATGCTTACCCAAGACGGCAAGCAACATAGCGCCGGCGAAGCCTTGGCGGTAGTCGGTACTTACGCCACCACCTCCCGGCCACGTACCAAAGCCTATGCGGATAAACCGGGCGGCAAACCCAAACTTGCCAATGCCTATGTGCAGATTCAACGGATGGGTAACCCGTTGATTAATGAGGTGTTGATCGGCACCGGCGATAAAGACAAATTCAGCATGAGCGAGCCCAAGGACGACGCCAGTTTTGCCGGTTATGTGCTGGATCCGTTATTGGCCAGAGTCGTCAACGCTGCTTACGGCGGTGCGGTACCCATTCCGACGCCACCGCGAGTTAATCCGGCCAATCCCAGTTTCGACCTGGGACCCTTGGTGTTTTATGCCGCGCCGATTTGCCCAGGTTGTTCTCCGTCGCAACGCGGACCGGTCGCGGATTTGCTGCGTTTGAACACCGGCATCGGCCCCGCACCTGTCAGCGCCCGTAAACGCATGGCATTTCTGGCGGGCGATACTGCCGGCTTTCCCAATGGTCGGCGGGTGTCCGACGACGTCACCGATATTGCCGCGCAGGCTGTGGTTGGGGTTTTGAATCCGGCCTTTAACAGCTTTCCGAATAACCGGGTTGCCGACGGCGTTAACACCAACGATAGAAGCTACCAGGAAGTGTTTCCTTATGTAGCTTTTGCCAATAGCGGCCGGCAAAGCCGCCATGTCGATCCTGGTGAGGCCGGTTGTTTCGATGCCGTCTCCCTGGCTGTGGGGAGTTGTCCAAACAATTAG
- a CDS encoding HupE/UreJ family protein has translation MVWLLTASFNVFAHKASDSYMTVQVDGWQISGQWDIALRDLDYALGLDANDDGNITWAELRNSRDVVYAYALSRLQMTTAKQVCSLQAGDLRVDEHSDGHYAVLNFRATCPSASTPLSIDYCLLFDLDPQHRGLISVIHAAKTDTAIFSPDHQRSEFVRDADYSGWRTVARFGYAGLWHIWIGFDHILFLLSLLLPAALAWERGAWQPKPGFRPVFFDVLGVVTAFTLAHSFTLSLTVLQYLCLPSRWVESAIAASVVLAALNNIYPVLVKRRTWFAFAFGLIHGMGIASVLLDMGLPDTQRLLPLLGFNLGVEAGQLAIVGAVLPLIVGFSRYRYYPLVVMKTGSASIVAVALVWLAERSLDFQMNIF, from the coding sequence ATGGTCTGGCTGCTGACTGCAAGTTTTAATGTTTTTGCCCATAAGGCCAGCGATAGTTACATGACGGTGCAGGTTGATGGGTGGCAGATCTCCGGGCAATGGGATATTGCCTTGCGCGACCTGGATTACGCCTTGGGTTTGGATGCAAACGACGACGGTAATATTACCTGGGCGGAGTTGCGAAATAGTCGGGATGTTGTGTATGCCTATGCGCTGAGTCGTTTGCAAATGACGACGGCTAAGCAAGTCTGTTCGCTGCAAGCAGGGGATTTACGGGTGGACGAACACAGCGATGGTCATTACGCCGTATTAAATTTCCGGGCGACTTGTCCGTCTGCGTCCACGCCGTTGTCGATAGACTATTGCTTGCTTTTCGATCTCGACCCGCAGCATCGCGGGCTGATAAGCGTCATTCATGCCGCTAAAACCGATACCGCGATCTTTAGTCCTGACCACCAACGTAGCGAATTTGTGCGGGACGCTGATTATTCCGGGTGGCGGACCGTGGCGCGATTCGGCTACGCCGGGCTATGGCATATCTGGATCGGTTTTGACCATATTCTATTTTTGTTAAGTCTGTTGCTGCCGGCTGCTTTGGCGTGGGAGCGGGGTGCTTGGCAGCCAAAACCAGGCTTTAGACCGGTATTTTTCGATGTGCTAGGTGTGGTCACCGCCTTCACGTTGGCACATTCGTTCACCCTGAGCCTTACGGTGTTGCAATACCTCTGTCTGCCGTCCCGCTGGGTAGAATCGGCCATTGCCGCCTCCGTGGTGTTGGCAGCGTTGAACAATATTTATCCGGTGTTGGTAAAACGCCGCACCTGGTTTGCCTTTGCTTTCGGCTTGATCCACGGCATGGGCATCGCCAGTGTGTTGTTGGACATGGGCTTGCCGGACACGCAGCGGCTGTTACCGCTATTGGGCTTTAATTTGGGTGTGGAAGCAGGGCAGTTGGCGATTGTCGGTGCGGTTTTGCCGTTGATAGTCGGCTTTAGCCGCTATCGCTATTATCCGCTAGTCGTGATGAAAACCGGTTCAGCATCCATCGTCGCCGTGGCTTTGGTTTGGTTAGCGGAACGAAGTCTGGATTTTCAGATGAACATATTTTGA